A genomic window from Motacilla alba alba isolate MOTALB_02 chromosome 2, Motacilla_alba_V1.0_pri, whole genome shotgun sequence includes:
- the EAF1 gene encoding ELL-associated factor 1: protein MNGSANSLLDKEEHPLQLGESFERRPKASFHTIRYDFKPASIDTSCEGDLQVGKGDDVTITLPHIPGSTPPMTVFKGNKRPYQKDCVLIINHDTGEYVLEKLSSSIQVKKTRAEGSSKIQARIEQQSARASQPTSQFRAPTKPAVGPKTSPLKDNPSPEPQLDDIKRELRAEVEIIEQMSSSSGSSSSDSESSSGSEDESSSSEGEEPAHVSPSQPPHQQYNNRNAVANGTSRPQGSNQLMNTLRNDLQLSESGSDSDD, encoded by the exons aTGAACGGCTCGGCGAACTCGTTGCTGGACAAGGAGGAGCACCCGCTGCAGCTGGGCGAGAGCTTCGAGCGGCGGCCCAAGGCCTCCTTCCACACCATCCGCT ATGATTTTAAGCCAGCATCGATTGATACGTCTTGTGAGGGGGATCTCCAAGTGGGTAAAGGAGATGATGTTACCATCACTTTGCCACATATTCCA GGTTCAACTCCACCAATGACTGtgtttaaaggaaataaaaggccGTATCAGAAGGACTGTGTGCTTATTATCAATCATGACACTGGGGAATATGTGCTGGAAAAACTTAGTAGCAGCATTCAAGTCAAGAAAACAAG agcagagggcagcagtAAGATCCAAGCCCGAATAGAGCAACAGTCTGCCCGAGCATCTCAGCCTACTTCACAGTTCAGAGCCCCAACCAAGCCAGCAGTTGGACCTAAAACTTCTCCTTTGAAGGATAATCCTTCACCGGAGCCCCAGCTGGACGATATTAAGAGAG agctgagagcagaggtTGAAATTATCGAgcagatgagcagcagcagtggaagcAGCTCATCGGATTCAGAGAGCTCATCTGGGAGTGAAGATGAAAGCTCCAGCAGCGAGGGGGAAGAGCCAGCACATgtttccccttcccagccacCACACCAGCAGTACAACAACAGGAATGCTGTTGCTAATGGCACCAGCAGGCCACAAGGAAGCAATCAGCTCATGAACACGCTCC GAAATGACTTGCAGTTGAGTGAGTCTGGGAGTGACAGTGATGACTAG